A window of candidate division KSB1 bacterium contains these coding sequences:
- a CDS encoding peptidase S9: MRKSNFYRRIFFVLAILCFTPIIGPAEAQYFGHNRVQYDNFKFEILKTDHFDIYFYPEEKDAAQQAARMAERWYARHKFILQHELNGRQPILLYASHPHFEQTNALGGSDIGEGTGGVTEALLRRIVLPLAGPIAETDHVIGHELVHAFQYDITGVNTGGRFRSEAGLQLPLWFIEGMAEFLSLGPNDPNTAMWMRDAVKSEKKLPSLRQLENPHYFPYRYGQALLAYIAGRWGDDAIGDLLKHAGKSSNLDRTIRQVLHVGPDTLANDWHKALHEAYDPLLKSTEAPEKYGRQIISKKQGAGELNVGPVLSPDGKNVIFFSEKGLFAIDLFLADAETGKIKRNILRAERNPHLESLEFISSAGAWDATGDRIVFALVTKGRPGLGVLDVKKDKIVREIRLPHLGEVFNPTWSPDGRQIAFSALANGMSDIFIYDLQADSLQRVTNDFYSDLHPAWSPDGKQIVFATDRFSADLEVLRAGNYRLALYDVATGKISEAPGFQDGKHINPQWSPDGKSIYFISDRGGISNIYRIELASGSLFQVTNLYTGVSGITASSPALSVAQKTNRLSFSVYEDGKYNIYAVDAPEVLAGKPVTEFADGINPAELPPITRVSTSLDSVLHNPMMGLSNTNKERVVAYKSKMTLAYIGQPTLAAGYDSYGAHLGGGISFLWSDMLGNHTLGLVTQAQIDGAFRDFAGQLGYTNTTHRLNWGAVVQQIPYIVSQAGEFYAQGNNGDVVDVQQELRFRQFNQEIAGLLAYPFSRTQRVEFSAGVQRISFSEQLRTQGFSLYTGQKVIDNTRNLPAPGSLYLANTDMALVYDSSVFGATSPLIGQSYRLDFSPTIGTIDMNTLLVDYRRYFMPIRPFTFAGRLLHFGRYGKDAEDSRLSPLFLGYPGLVRGYDSNSFGTNEFMATSDSTFDSPVFDRLIGSRLAITNFEVRFPLFGLLHLGPGFYGVFPIETGVFYDAGWAWTRNDKASFLGGDRQAVRSYGATARVNLLGYAVLEVDYVNPVDRPQKGWFWQFNFTAGF; encoded by the coding sequence ATGCGAAAGTCAAATTTTTATCGCCGCATTTTTTTCGTATTGGCGATTTTGTGCTTCACACCGATCATAGGCCCGGCAGAAGCGCAATACTTCGGTCATAACCGAGTGCAGTATGATAATTTCAAATTCGAGATTCTCAAGACCGACCATTTCGATATTTATTTTTATCCCGAAGAAAAGGATGCAGCGCAGCAGGCGGCGCGGATGGCCGAGCGCTGGTATGCCCGGCACAAATTCATTTTGCAACACGAGCTGAATGGCCGTCAGCCGATTTTGCTTTATGCCAGCCATCCGCACTTCGAGCAGACCAATGCGCTTGGCGGCAGCGATATTGGCGAGGGTACCGGCGGTGTGACCGAAGCGTTGCTGCGCCGCATCGTGCTGCCGCTGGCCGGCCCGATTGCCGAAACCGATCATGTCATCGGCCATGAGCTGGTGCACGCATTTCAATACGACATCACCGGCGTGAACACCGGCGGCCGCTTTCGCTCTGAGGCCGGGCTGCAATTGCCGCTGTGGTTCATCGAAGGCATGGCGGAGTTTCTCTCACTCGGTCCCAATGACCCCAACACCGCGATGTGGATGCGCGATGCGGTCAAATCAGAAAAGAAATTGCCGTCGTTGCGGCAACTCGAAAATCCGCACTACTTTCCGTATCGTTACGGCCAGGCGCTGTTGGCGTATATCGCCGGGCGCTGGGGCGATGACGCGATTGGAGATTTGTTGAAACACGCCGGCAAATCCAGCAACCTCGACCGCACCATTCGCCAGGTTTTGCACGTCGGGCCGGATACGTTGGCAAATGATTGGCACAAGGCGCTGCACGAGGCTTATGACCCGCTGCTCAAATCCACCGAGGCGCCGGAGAAATACGGCAGGCAAATCATCAGCAAAAAACAAGGCGCGGGCGAACTTAACGTCGGCCCGGTGTTGAGCCCCGACGGCAAAAATGTGATCTTCTTTTCGGAAAAAGGCTTGTTCGCCATCGATCTTTTTCTTGCCGACGCGGAGACCGGCAAGATCAAGCGCAATATTCTGCGCGCCGAGCGGAATCCCCATTTGGAGAGCTTGGAATTCATCAGTTCCGCCGGCGCCTGGGATGCGACTGGCGACCGCATTGTTTTTGCGCTCGTCACCAAAGGCCGTCCCGGACTCGGTGTGCTCGACGTGAAGAAGGACAAAATCGTGCGCGAAATTCGCCTGCCGCATCTCGGCGAGGTTTTCAATCCGACGTGGTCACCGGATGGACGACAAATTGCCTTTTCGGCCTTGGCCAACGGCATGAGCGATATTTTTATCTACGATTTGCAAGCCGATAGCCTGCAGCGCGTCACCAATGATTTTTATTCGGACTTGCATCCGGCGTGGTCGCCGGACGGCAAACAGATCGTCTTCGCCACCGATCGTTTCAGCGCCGATCTCGAAGTTTTGCGAGCGGGCAATTATCGCCTCGCGCTGTATGACGTGGCGACCGGAAAAATTTCCGAGGCACCGGGATTCCAAGACGGCAAGCACATCAATCCGCAATGGTCACCGGACGGCAAGAGCATTTATTTTATTTCTGATCGCGGCGGCATCTCGAATATTTATCGCATCGAGCTGGCGAGTGGCAGTCTTTTCCAAGTGACCAATCTCTACACCGGCGTGAGTGGCATCACGGCGTCGAGTCCGGCGCTGTCTGTCGCGCAGAAAACCAATCGCCTTTCTTTCAGCGTGTATGAAGATGGCAAATACAATATCTACGCCGTCGACGCGCCGGAGGTGCTGGCCGGCAAGCCGGTGACGGAATTTGCCGACGGGATCAATCCGGCAGAGCTTCCGCCAATAACACGAGTTTCCACCAGTCTCGATTCGGTTCTGCACAATCCGATGATGGGATTATCCAATACCAACAAAGAGCGTGTGGTCGCTTACAAATCCAAAATGACGCTTGCCTACATTGGCCAGCCCACCCTCGCTGCCGGTTACGACAGTTACGGTGCGCATCTCGGCGGCGGCATTTCGTTTTTGTGGAGCGACATGCTCGGCAATCACACCCTCGGTTTGGTCACGCAAGCGCAGATCGATGGCGCGTTTAGAGATTTTGCCGGGCAGCTTGGATACACCAATACGACGCACCGGCTGAATTGGGGCGCCGTCGTACAGCAAATTCCGTATATCGTCAGCCAGGCCGGCGAGTTTTACGCCCAGGGCAATAATGGTGACGTGGTCGACGTGCAACAAGAGTTGCGCTTTCGCCAGTTCAATCAGGAAATTGCGGGATTGCTGGCCTATCCTTTCAGCCGCACGCAACGGGTGGAGTTCTCTGCTGGCGTTCAGCGTATCAGTTTCTCTGAGCAACTGCGTACGCAAGGGTTTTCCTTATATACCGGCCAGAAGGTCATCGACAATACGCGGAACCTGCCCGCGCCGGGTTCGCTCTATCTCGCCAATACCGATATGGCGTTGGTGTATGACTCTTCGGTGTTTGGTGCCACCAGTCCGCTGATCGGACAAAGTTATCGCCTCGATTTCTCTCCGACCATCGGCACGATCGACATGAACACGCTGCTGGTGGATTATCGCCGCTACTTCATGCCGATCCGGCCATTTACCTTTGCCGGCCGCTTGCTGCATTTTGGCCGCTACGGCAAAGACGCGGAAGACAGCAGACTCTCGCCGCTGTTTCTCGGCTACCCCGGCTTGGTGCGCGGTTACGATAGCAACTCATTCGGCACGAATGAATTCATGGCCACGTCGGATTCCACCTTTGACAGCCCGGTGTTCGATCGGCTGATCGGCTCGCGCCTTGCCATCACCAATTTCGAAGTGCGCTTTCCATTGTTCGGCCTGCTCCATTTGGGCCCGGGATTCTACGGCGTTTTTCCGATTGAAACCGGGGTGTTCTACGACGCCGGCTGGGCGTGGACGAGAAATGACAAAGCCAGCTTTCTCGGCGGCGACCGCCAGGCCGTGCGCAGCTACGGCGCTACCGCTCGCGTCAATTTATTGGGTTACGCCGTGCTGGAAGTCGATTACGTCAATCCGGTGGATCGTCCGCAAAAAGGATGGTTTTGGCAGTTCAATTTCACGGCAGGATTTTAA
- a CDS encoding cupredoxin domain-containing protein: MKTNITSRTSRTQTGKSLWYPDFTNRPEQKFNGLNPGDSTNLDTTKNFCFLGKESIYNRLHLPFVLLLMILACGTPGKKLAPTTVIAKVAKGDTLQAEVTLRNFYFDPSRIETEVNKPLRLTLKKRSGFLDIVPHDFNLIAPDADLEVAAQKVPSGDGVTITITPTKVGEYQFFCGKHGHAKKGMVGFLIVREHL, translated from the coding sequence ATGAAAACGAATATCACAAGCCGGACGAGCCGGACCCAAACAGGAAAAAGCTTATGGTATCCGGATTTTACAAATCGCCCGGAACAAAAATTTAACGGCTTGAATCCGGGCGATTCGACAAATCTGGATACTACTAAAAATTTTTGCTTTTTGGGCAAAGAGTCCATTTATAACAGACTGCATTTGCCATTTGTACTTCTGTTGATGATTTTGGCCTGTGGCACGCCTGGCAAGAAACTGGCGCCAACGACCGTAATCGCCAAGGTTGCAAAAGGCGATACGCTTCAGGCCGAAGTTACTTTAAGAAATTTCTACTTTGACCCCAGCCGAATTGAAACAGAGGTTAATAAACCACTCAGGCTAACTCTAAAGAAACGTTCCGGCTTCCTGGACATTGTGCCACATGATTTCAACTTAATAGCTCCGGATGCTGATCTTGAAGTGGCCGCTCAAAAAGTTCCCAGCGGCGATGGTGTTACCATCACGATTACGCCAACAAAAGTAGGGGAGTACCAATTTTTTTGTGGTAAACATGGGCATGCCAAGAAAGGCATGGTCGGCTTTTTAATTGTCCGGGAGCATTTGTAA
- the mgtE gene encoding magnesium transporter: MLKELLGPDIDELLRKKDYAGLKDGSAEWEAPEAADLLMSLPEEEQPILFRLLPRARAAEVFAYLPMPEQRRLLQSLTTENVRNVLEEAAPDDRARLFGELPAQVTQQLLGLLSAEELSKTRQLLGYPEESVGRLMTPEYVAIHPEWTVGRALEHIRQHGKDAETINMIYVVDYHGKLIDDLRLRKLILADPSEAVATVMDRRFVALSAFTDREEAAKLMQKYDRVALPVTDSDGVLIGIVTVDDIIDVVEKEATEDIQKMAAVEALDEPYLQIGFFRMVKKRAGWLTLLFLGEMLTATAMGYFEREIARAVVLALFIPLIIISSGGNSGSQAASLIIRAMALEEIRLRQWWRVMRREFFSGLALGAVLGSIAFVRIILWPHHATLYGQHYMLVAVTVAASLIGVVTWGSLTGSMLPFIMRRLGFDPAASSAPFVATLVDVTGLVIYFTVAMAILHGTLL; encoded by the coding sequence ATGCTCAAAGAGCTGCTCGGTCCCGACATTGATGAGCTTCTCCGCAAAAAAGATTATGCCGGCTTGAAAGACGGCAGCGCGGAATGGGAAGCTCCGGAAGCAGCGGACCTGCTGATGAGCCTGCCGGAGGAGGAACAGCCGATTCTGTTTCGGCTTCTCCCGCGCGCCCGAGCCGCGGAAGTTTTTGCCTATCTGCCTATGCCGGAACAACGCCGTCTGCTGCAAAGCCTGACGACTGAAAATGTCCGCAACGTGCTCGAGGAAGCGGCGCCGGATGATCGCGCCAGGCTCTTTGGCGAGCTGCCGGCGCAGGTGACGCAGCAACTGCTCGGTTTGCTCTCGGCGGAAGAGTTGAGCAAAACCCGGCAACTGCTCGGCTATCCCGAAGAAAGCGTCGGCCGTTTGATGACGCCGGAGTATGTCGCCATTCATCCGGAATGGACCGTCGGCCGCGCCTTGGAACATATTCGCCAACACGGCAAAGACGCCGAAACCATCAACATGATTTACGTCGTCGATTATCACGGCAAGCTCATTGACGATCTGCGGCTGCGCAAGCTGATTCTCGCGGACCCCTCGGAAGCAGTGGCAACGGTCATGGATCGCCGCTTCGTGGCGCTTTCGGCTTTCACCGACCGCGAGGAGGCGGCGAAGCTGATGCAAAAATATGATCGCGTCGCCCTGCCGGTCACGGATTCCGACGGCGTGCTCATCGGCATCGTCACGGTTGACGACATCATTGACGTGGTCGAGAAAGAAGCGACCGAAGACATCCAAAAAATGGCCGCCGTCGAGGCGCTCGATGAGCCTTATTTGCAGATCGGTTTTTTTCGCATGGTGAAAAAGCGCGCCGGTTGGTTGACGCTGTTGTTCCTCGGCGAAATGTTGACGGCGACGGCGATGGGCTATTTCGAGCGCGAGATCGCCCGCGCCGTGGTGTTGGCGCTGTTCATTCCGCTCATCATCATCAGCAGCGGCGGCAATTCCGGCTCGCAGGCCGCGTCGCTGATCATTCGCGCCATGGCGCTCGAAGAAATCCGGCTGCGCCAATGGTGGCGGGTGATGCGCCGCGAATTTTTCAGCGGCCTCGCGCTCGGCGCCGTGCTCGGCAGCATTGCTTTCGTGCGAATTATCTTGTGGCCGCACCACGCTACACTTTATGGCCAACACTACATGCTCGTGGCCGTAACCGTGGCCGCGAGTTTGATCGGCGTCGTCACGTGGGGATCGCTCACCGGTTCGATGCTGCCGTTCATCATGCGGCGTTTGGGTTTCGACCCAGCCGCATCTTCTGCGCCGTTCGTGGCAACCTTGGTCGATGTGACCGGACTGGTGATTTACTTTACCGTCGCCATGGCGATTTTGCACGGCACGCTGCTTTAA
- a CDS encoding DegQ family serine endoprotease encodes MKITKRSLFILIVLIAGFAGGLIVASNLEWTPAIIGQDKSESVSKSTTSSSARALADQLSDLFESASDKVSPSVVPIFSEQEVKVTSPFGSPEDPFRDFFGDDFFKHFFGQVPQGDQKQTVRGLGSGVIVSSDGYILTNNHVVDGAEKLTVIMSDQKKYSARVIGTDPQTDVAVIKIEAKNLPAVNLGNSDNVKVGQWVIAVGNPFQLLHTVTAGIISAKGRSSVGLADYEDFIQTDASINPGNSGGALADLDGNVIGINTAISSPSGGNVGIGFAIPINMARNVMDQLMKKGKITRGYLALVPQDIDDNLAKALKLKSAEGALVGDVTPDGPADKGGIKRGDIITEFNGEKVKNSTELRNMVAQTAPGTSVKISLLRDGRDMQVKVVLGERPRGRGGREEQPGQQQPDEQTSKKLGLSIQNLTPDLAQQLGYKNERGVVVTDVASGSPAEDAGVQQGDLIKEVNRVAVSTTREFNRIIARLGSGDSIALLMRRGENTFYAAIQLP; translated from the coding sequence ATGAAAATAACCAAACGTTCGTTGTTCATTCTTATCGTGCTCATTGCCGGATTCGCCGGCGGACTTATCGTCGCCTCCAATTTGGAATGGACGCCGGCCATTATTGGCCAAGACAAGTCGGAAAGTGTGTCGAAGAGTACGACTTCATCTTCAGCGCGTGCGCTGGCGGATCAATTAAGCGATCTTTTCGAGAGCGCCTCGGACAAGGTCAGTCCTTCGGTCGTGCCGATCTTCTCCGAGCAGGAGGTAAAAGTCACCAGCCCGTTTGGCTCGCCGGAAGATCCCTTCCGTGATTTCTTCGGCGATGATTTTTTCAAACACTTCTTCGGCCAAGTTCCGCAAGGCGACCAAAAGCAAACGGTGCGCGGTTTGGGCTCGGGCGTGATTGTGAGCAGTGACGGCTATATTTTAACGAACAATCACGTGGTCGATGGCGCGGAAAAACTAACCGTGATCATGTCCGATCAAAAGAAATATTCTGCCAGAGTCATCGGCACCGATCCGCAAACCGACGTGGCGGTGATCAAAATCGAGGCGAAAAATTTGCCCGCTGTGAATCTGGGCAATTCCGACAACGTCAAAGTTGGGCAATGGGTCATTGCCGTTGGCAACCCCTTCCAGTTGTTACACACCGTCACCGCCGGCATCATTAGCGCCAAAGGCCGTTCCAGTGTGGGATTGGCGGATTACGAGGATTTCATTCAGACCGACGCCTCGATCAATCCCGGCAACAGCGGTGGAGCTTTGGCTGATTTGGATGGCAACGTGATCGGCATCAATACCGCCATCAGCAGCCCCTCCGGCGGCAATGTCGGCATCGGCTTCGCCATTCCGATCAACATGGCAAGAAACGTGATGGATCAGCTCATGAAGAAAGGCAAGATCACGCGCGGTTATCTCGCGCTCGTGCCGCAGGATATTGACGATAATTTGGCGAAGGCGCTGAAATTGAAGAGCGCGGAAGGCGCGCTGGTGGGAGACGTGACGCCGGACGGGCCGGCGGACAAAGGCGGCATCAAACGCGGCGACATCATTACCGAGTTCAATGGCGAGAAAGTTAAAAACAGCACCGAGCTGCGCAACATGGTCGCACAAACGGCGCCGGGAACTTCGGTGAAAATATCTCTATTGCGAGATGGCCGCGACATGCAGGTGAAAGTGGTTTTGGGAGAGCGCCCGAGAGGGCGTGGCGGTCGCGAGGAGCAGCCGGGACAGCAACAACCCGACGAGCAAACCAGCAAGAAACTCGGCCTGTCGATTCAAAACTTGACGCCGGACCTCGCGCAACAATTGGGTTATAAAAACGAGCGCGGCGTCGTGGTGACGGATGTCGCTTCGGGAAGTCCGGCGGAGGATGCCGGCGTGCAGCAAGGCGATTTGATCAAAGAAGTCAATCGCGTCGCCGTATCAACGACGAGAGAATTCAATCGCATCATCGCGCGACTCGGCAGCGGCGATAGCATCGCGCTGCTCATGCGCCGGGGAGAGAACACGTTCTACGCCGCGATACAGTTGCCGTAG
- a CDS encoding response regulator, giving the protein MARVLLVEDEENLRLLYRVRLEQIGYDIAAAESAAQALETLAREEVDAVVLDLKLPDYGGLQLLDEIVSRQPFLPIIIHTGYELWGDDFRSWGAAAYVVKSPDLSELKEALARFAPNRPRTGSSPTRLETE; this is encoded by the coding sequence ATGGCGCGTGTGCTTTTGGTCGAAGATGAGGAGAATCTTCGCCTATTATATCGTGTGCGATTGGAGCAGATTGGCTACGACATCGCCGCCGCCGAGTCGGCAGCACAAGCCTTGGAAACATTGGCCCGTGAAGAGGTGGATGCCGTGGTGTTGGATTTGAAATTGCCGGATTATGGCGGCTTGCAACTGCTCGATGAGATTGTGTCGCGCCAACCTTTTTTGCCGATTATCATTCATACCGGTTACGAGCTTTGGGGTGATGATTTCAGAAGCTGGGGCGCGGCGGCATACGTCGTCAAGTCACCGGATTTGTCGGAATTGAAAGAGGCGTTGGCGCGATTTGCTCCCAACCGGCCACGAACCGGCTCCTCGCCAACCCGGCTCGAAACAGAATGA
- a CDS encoding peptidoglycan-binding protein, which translates to MKRIISIAFAAVLTLSFAAMGLAQQATKPMEKQQASAPAKAMTATTAPLKLSKDEIMKLQNALITAKVYKGKASGILDTATKRALRRYQQDNKLKVTGEPNEETLNKLGVAYAMPQAKPAEHSMEKKAEPHQKQPQSNHR; encoded by the coding sequence ATGAAACGCATCATCTCAATTGCATTTGCCGCGGTTCTAACGCTGAGTTTTGCCGCTATGGGACTTGCACAACAAGCCACAAAGCCCATGGAGAAGCAGCAGGCGTCGGCGCCGGCCAAGGCCATGACGGCCACAACTGCGCCTCTCAAGCTCAGCAAGGATGAAATTATGAAGCTGCAAAATGCCTTGATCACGGCCAAGGTGTACAAAGGCAAGGCCAGCGGCATTCTCGACACAGCGACCAAGCGCGCGTTGCGGCGCTATCAGCAGGACAACAAGCTGAAAGTGACCGGCGAGCCCAACGAAGAAACGTTGAACAAATTGGGCGTCGCTTATGCCATGCCTCAGGCCAAACCGGCGGAGCATTCGATGGAGAAGAAAGCCGAGCCGCATCAGAAGCAGCCGCAGTCTAATCACCGTTAA
- a CDS encoding opacity family porin, translating to MKRNILTLSAAVLMLGFISVLQAGEMKPQRFNLDLWGNGLSTVNGHFSNTVKSMDFLQTGASFGIAWQYFPIRSVGIQAGYELSWQNVDKQFRNEANKTPAFVVHQITLSGLYNFANVMESTARFRPYVGAGIGLYPFRLTDDGVSGNVVKQSNGNKFEKTSFGLNGNAGIEFRATDHLSIFGGARYHYLFAKDNDKFGSDSGFGNQGLLSYGLGLAYHFPFGR from the coding sequence ATGAAGAGGAACATCCTCACGTTATCCGCCGCCGTTTTAATGCTTGGGTTCATTTCAGTTCTGCAAGCCGGGGAGATGAAGCCGCAGCGATTCAATCTCGATCTCTGGGGTAATGGCCTCAGCACCGTGAACGGTCATTTTTCCAATACGGTGAAGTCCATGGACTTTTTGCAAACGGGCGCAAGTTTCGGAATCGCCTGGCAGTATTTTCCGATCCGCAGCGTTGGCATTCAAGCCGGGTATGAGCTGAGCTGGCAGAATGTCGACAAGCAGTTCAGAAACGAAGCCAATAAGACCCCCGCTTTCGTCGTTCATCAGATTACGCTGTCCGGTTTGTACAACTTCGCCAACGTGATGGAATCGACGGCGCGCTTCCGGCCTTACGTCGGCGCGGGCATAGGCCTCTATCCGTTCCGTTTGACTGATGACGGCGTTTCCGGCAATGTCGTGAAGCAGTCGAACGGCAACAAATTCGAGAAGACCAGCTTCGGCCTGAATGGAAATGCCGGCATTGAATTTCGGGCGACCGATCATTTGTCGATTTTCGGCGGTGCGCGTTACCATTATCTTTTCGCGAAAGACAATGATAAGTTCGGCTCTGATTCCGGCTTTGGCAATCAAGGGCTGTTGAGTTATGGCCTCGGCTTGGCGTATCATTTTCCGTTCGGGCGCTGA
- a CDS encoding response regulator, whose translation MQANSKRKKQKEKPVAVTAPHVLLAEDDHEMRALLARVLRKAGYEVTECSNGVELLEHLGSYFLPDEEHEEIDLIISDIRMPGVSGLEILEGLSKHDDFTPFILITAFGDTETHAQAERFGALAMFDKPFDIDELLAKVRKVVPPSE comes from the coding sequence ATGCAAGCCAACTCCAAGCGAAAAAAGCAAAAAGAGAAACCGGTTGCCGTGACTGCGCCACATGTCTTGTTAGCGGAGGATGATCATGAAATGCGCGCGCTTCTGGCTCGCGTGCTTCGTAAAGCCGGATACGAAGTCACCGAGTGCAGCAATGGCGTGGAACTACTCGAACATCTCGGCTCTTATTTTCTGCCCGACGAAGAGCACGAGGAGATCGACCTGATTATCTCGGATATACGAATGCCGGGGGTTAGCGGGCTTGAAATTCTGGAAGGCCTCAGCAAGCACGACGATTTTACGCCCTTCATTTTGATTACGGCCTTCGGCGACACGGAGACGCACGCGCAGGCGGAGCGCTTTGGCGCGTTGGCGATGTTTGACAAGCCCTTTGACATCGATGAACTTTTGGCAAAAGTCCGAAAAGTAGTGCCGCCATCCGAATGA
- a CDS encoding PIN domain-containing protein, with product MIKLDDALAGVKNLGLDTAPVIYFVENHPKYDALVTEIFQRIDNDALVGITSIVTFTEVLVQPIRKSDTKLQQEYSELLLHSANFETMPIDADTAKRAATLRALYNLRTPDALQIATALEFNCQAFLTNDIQLKRVLELRVLVLNELEL from the coding sequence ATGATAAAACTTGATGATGCCTTGGCTGGTGTAAAAAATTTAGGATTGGACACGGCCCCGGTCATTTATTTTGTCGAAAATCATCCCAAATATGACGCGTTAGTCACGGAGATATTTCAACGCATCGACAATGACGCGCTGGTGGGCATTACTTCAATCGTTACGTTTACCGAAGTATTAGTTCAACCGATCAGAAAAAGTGACACGAAGCTTCAGCAAGAGTATTCCGAGCTTTTGCTGCACAGCGCCAATTTTGAAACGATGCCGATTGATGCCGATACGGCGAAACGTGCAGCCACTTTGCGTGCCCTTTATAATCTGCGTACTCCCGACGCTTTACAAATCGCAACAGCACTGGAGTTCAATTGCCAGGCGTTTCTAACCAACGATATACAACTGAAACGCGTGCTCGAGCTGCGCGTGCTCGTTCTGAACGAGCTTGAACTCTAA
- a CDS encoding DUF5615 family PIN-like protein, whose protein sequence is MRIFIDECVWQVTWDFVQQFGHDMATVEERGLAGAEDDIVLAQAVSENRALLTRDMHFSNILLYPPGDYLGIIVLKIEPYTINPVHHTLTSVFAHFTQDSIKKALIVVDRNKFRERR, encoded by the coding sequence GTGAGAATTTTCATTGACGAATGTGTCTGGCAAGTCACGTGGGACTTTGTCCAGCAATTCGGCCATGATATGGCAACCGTCGAAGAGCGCGGCTTGGCCGGCGCCGAGGATGATATTGTGTTGGCGCAAGCCGTCTCGGAAAACCGCGCCCTTTTAACCCGTGACATGCACTTCTCGAACATTCTGCTTTATCCTCCCGGTGATTATTTGGGAATCATTGTACTAAAAATCGAGCCATACACGATTAATCCGGTGCATCATACTTTAACCTCCGTTTTCGCGCATTTCACTCAAGACTCCATCAAAAAGGCGTTGATCGTTGTAGATCGCAACAAGTTTCGCGAGCGCCGCTAG
- a CDS encoding DUF433 domain-containing protein translates to MNNRIVVNPKVLGGKPCVKGTRIPVYMVLELVEAGISFDEIRTKFYPQLSEEDIKACIAYARQIVQNEEVHFVLEQAA, encoded by the coding sequence ATGAATAATCGTATTGTTGTAAATCCCAAAGTGCTTGGCGGCAAGCCTTGCGTTAAGGGTACGCGCATCCCGGTCTACATGGTTTTGGAATTAGTGGAGGCGGGCATTTCTTTCGATGAAATTCGCACCAAATTTTACCCCCAGCTTTCTGAAGAAGACATCAAAGCCTGCATCGCCTATGCCCGCCAAATCGTCCAAAACGAGGAAGTGCACTTCGTACTTGAGCAAGCCGCGTGA